In the Salvia miltiorrhiza cultivar Shanhuang (shh) chromosome 8, IMPLAD_Smil_shh, whole genome shotgun sequence genome, GGCGCCAACAGCACGTAGCCCCGCACCCTAACCGGGGCCAACTCCGGCGATCCACGGCGGAGCTCCACCGCCAGATGGTGGGCCAGGTTCCCGCCGGAGGAATCACCCACCACGAACACTCTCCCGAAATCAATTCCCTCCCGCAGCCACTCATCACCGCCGCCGTCAGCCAGCAGAGCCTGCTGCTGCAGCCACTTGAGAGAGCTGAGCACATCCTCTACGGCAGCGGGGAGCCTGTGCTCCGGTGCTAGCCGGTAGTCAGGCGCCACCACCATGACCTGCAGGGCGGAGGCAAGGCGGAGGCAGCAAGTGTGGTGGTGGGGCCAGGTCCGCGAGCCGACGCAGAAACCGCCCCCGTGGAAGAAGTAGAGAACGGGGAGGGCGGCGGCGGGGGTGGAGCGGGGCTTGTagaggcggaggtggaggtTGCGTTGGTTGTGGTATAAGCAGTCTTTCCAGACGGCGGTGCCATCATCCTCCACTTTGGTGGGGAATTGAATATCGTGGGTGCGGGAAATGGAGCCATCGCTAAATAGTTGCAAAATTCCTAGACAATCTTCCACTACACGAGGATGAGGGGACTCCATGTTTTGGTTAAACAATCTACCAAATTCACCAATATAAATACCCTTTCCTGGGCAGAGAGCTGCGAAAAAATTAGGATTAAtcatattttatgtatttaatttttaagtcTTTTAAAAAATGTTAGTACTTATTTTTGTTACATATTCAAAAGTTTCTATTCGTTAACTTCAAAAAATATTCCTCTGtgtaaaattcatcaacaaAATAACAAGTCACTTCAGTCaacttttagattttttttttcaaactcaCCAAATAAAATGATGTCATTCCACCTAAATATTAGATAATGTGACTCATCATTTCATCGATGAATTATATACAGGGGATTATttctgaagaagaaaaaaaactgaaagttatgatttttttaatagaaaacgAATGTAGTCCTCAAGAGATATTTAAGTGGTGTGAATTCTTATATGCTAAATAGTGAGGTCTAAGGTTTAAACTTCACTGCTCCCCTTCTCCAaattagaaaagaaaagaatgtTAAAAGCATTTTATAGAATTTGTTGGgaattactccattcgtccctaaaaattgtggcTTTATTACTATATTGGGATGTCCCTGAAAACTGTGgtctttccttatttggaaataacCCCACAAACTTTTCCTCTCACTATTTATAAAATGATACGGGATTCAATCTTCACTTAAACACAACTACcatactttttcttaaaacttgtgctaTCTCTTTTGAtccacaatttttagggacggagggaatatataatttaaatacgaatctttttttttttttttgaagaaaatttaaatacgaaCCTTACAAGTAAGGTTTAATGGTCAAATATGTCCCAATAgttatatttcaattttttataattgaatCAATTTTATCACAACATTTTCATAGTATCAATTCTTATGCAATCTTTTCAATTTGTATCAATTTTACTGGTCgttttttaaataattgttcCTAAgggataaaaataaaagtgaaaaattattattattatcatatattacttattttttgaaataaaacataTCACCATTTTACACATGCTTCATGTCCCTATATAGATCACCATTCTACACATGCTTCAACACCATgcatactaattaaaaattttatttgttcATGTTGTACTTGTCAATGAGTTATTCGACCTATACGTATAGGCAAATTATTGCATGCGACGGTCGCATGCTATGCGACGGGTCAAACCTGTTTTGACCCGACCCGCATCAATAGTTTATATAACatttttaaacaaataaaaacaaaagtGAGCCTTTGGTGCAATGGCCACAGCATGCTTCTTTATTCCAAACGGGTGATGGTTCGAAACTCAATTGAAGCATTTGtcatttttttccatttttcacgttttttttgttttcttttcctattttaattatgttcttttttgtattttattttttttgcggTTTTGTTTTgagcaaatatataaaactggccactttcatattgtaaagataaaaaatgtccactaagataaaaatgataaaactatccactttgtAGTTGAAAAGACGTAAATGCCCTCAGCCTAAAATCCTAAATTCACGCCTAAAACTTAAGCTAGGAATTTCGCAAGTCTTTATTCAAACCTTCAACCacatcttcaaatcttcaaaactGAATCTTTAAAACTTCAAATTGGAATCTTCTCCTCTGCTCCGGTGGTGTGCGGCACTTCGTTCGCCGTTAGCTTCGCCGCCGTTCAACTCTTTCTTGCCGACTGTCGCGTCGTTTTTTTCTGTGAGCTTCCCGGGTCGTTTTTATACTTGAGCTGCGGTACGTCGTTTTTTGCTGATTTTTCAAGGTTCAATCATTAAACTTCGTCGATTCTCCGGctttttttgttgtttgttaGTTTTTTGGTGATTCTCCGGCGTCGATGGTTGTGTTTGTTACCATCGCCGCCGTCATTGCAGATTTTgaaaatttttgattttttttttcgttttgaTCGTGTTACCTTGATATCTTCGTTTACTGTTATAGATTTGTTGTTAAATTTATCATACTCTTATGTAATTGCTAAAATTTATCATACTCTTATGtaattgctattattatttACTGTTATAGATTTGTTGTTAAATTTATCATACTCTTATGTAATTGCTATTATTTATCAATTTCTACATTTTGGTTAGAGGTTTTCGAATGTATTGTTTATGAATGTTCTTCAATTCACGTTTAGGGTTACGAATTCACGACTAGTGGTTTCAATTCACGactgttttaattttttgttggaagtaagtgaattcacaattagggATTCTTGTGTATTGAGGACTGAGTGTGGTAGTGAATTATATATTCTGTCatagcccgccctaactagggatagttaggccgagtgatccgcgactagggatggggttaaagaagaaggggaagaaaaggggcgtcatttatagccgtaaaacttactcatctaaataaaactcgtcatttttattcattaatactcaattgaaaacagtctatgaaagacagcataaaacttaattaatatcattaatcaagttatacatcatatgaaaccattctcttaagactcaaagtatgacataacatactataacatcaacaacattttgcagcggaaagtagctagacatatgtatgaagacatattctagacaggttaactatttattaacaaccctggagactccgctcattgcagcaccatcatcacatcagctcaacctgcacatttagaaaacatatgcagggctgagtacaaaagcactcagtgggcacgtatgcctaggtataaaaatacatgcttcaaaactgtaaattgtcatgccatcataaacagtacagcaagggagtttttcgctaaaaaggcccaagcttactaaattcatttgtgattcttaaagttcgtctgcagactaagttctcttgtaatctatcatatctggaactttgtgccggagaggtggccacctctcacgaacacttgaccggccaacccgctagatgactcacggtcactggtgtacactagtcctagcAGGATAgttatcaactgctcaggacccgaattcgattgcatcattagcaaagccaaagcagatagatatcatactaaaattgaaacatttatggcaagacaatacttgaaataactttaactcaaagattttatcatgaaataacttgttcaactgTAATATGAaactcattttatatatatgaaagtaatgcccacctgataagcAAACCTTTGCTATAGCTTAGTTACTCCTGAATAGCTTTTACTCTCGCGCCTGACCTTTAATGCGAGAATATAATATAAGACTTTAACTCGATGATAATTCTCAAATGAATGAGAATGTAAaaataactatgcatgacttCTTATTCTAGTGATTATTATcatgaaataataattcaagaaattttactATAAATCTTGACTATCGGATTAAAACTCGTCTTAGGAGATTGaattaataaacttaattaatccactcacTTCAGGGTTTGTTAACCCACTTATTAGCTAATAACTCATTCTAAATTATTCCATAAATAGAATTAACTAAGTCCAATTAATAGactaatctaaattaatattcaATCGGGCTAAATAAATAATGCGGTAATCTACTgtccaattaataaaagaaactGGGCCTGGAAACTATTTAAGAGGGACAACCCACTTAATAAAAGCATTAGTCCAATTAATTAACAGCTTCAGCCCAAGAAATTCACCCTGTTTCGGCCCAATCAAAACTGACTTCTTCggcccaactaaaaaaaatagagggGCCCAGACCAAAGGAAAAGTCAGCCCAAATCCACTCCCTCTCTCAAATTTTCGGCTGCAACACgcagcatctctctctctctcaattttttcGCCTGAAAATCATCCCTTTTCCTTCTCCATTTCTCACCCATGAAATCCGCCGCCTTCATCGTGGCTCTGAGATTCCGGCGAGGTCGGTTCTTCCACCGCGTCTTACTCCAGGCGTCCTTCAATTTCCATTCATTTTCTTCATTGTCATTCCTTCGAAATCACAAAGATCGAGCCCTAGCTTTCTCTCTATTGAGTGAAACCGTCGCCGCCGCTCCTCTGTAAttccggcggcgccgccgccttcaACGGCTCTGCCCTCTTTCCTCTAGTAACATCAAGTGGAACTCAAATCAGGGCCAAAAATCTCCTCGCTTTCTCAGTCTCAACGAAGACACACAATTGGGGAGGAAAGTCGAGCCCCGGTTTCTCCGTCTGATTCGCGAGTCCCCGCCCTTGTTCGACGCCGTCGCGTCCTCCTTGGCCGGAAATCGCCGCGCCGCTGAAATCTGTTCTCTGCTCAAGAATCGAGCTcaagcctctctctctctctcggttcaGGCGAAGTCGCCTCTGCTCAGCTGGACGACCTCCGTCTCCTCTTCATCGGTCAGCGTCGACGTCATCTGGTACCCGTCCCCGATTTAATGAAATCAGGTACAACAAAATACTACTTTTATCTTTCCCTAAAATACTAGATTCAGTTTAACTAAATCGAGAAGAAATTTCTCATTCTATAATCTATGTCTTTCATGTTACTAGAGCAAGGGGAAGCATCATAGATTGGGATTCAATTTGTGTAAAACATACTATGGATTAATCTTATTACAGCAACTCGTGGTTTGCTTATGACCATATGTACGTATATTACTCATTTATGCACTCTGCATTCCATAAAACTGAGCATGCTTGTTGGTATGAATTTGGACTGGATACACTGAGATAGTATATACCTTGTGAGGGTTTAGCGTTGCtcgttgttgttgttggatttaaTCCAGTGGATATTTACTGAAACGAATCATGTGTTGTTCCCTTAATAAATGCAGGTGAACAAGAATGGTAGTGGAGGAATTAAGACAAGGCTTACCTCTTGAAGAAGTGCAAGCAGCAGCAAAtcaactctctttctctctctctctcatttctggTTTCTAGTGTCCAAGGAAATGAGTGAAGGGATTGTTGGGTGTAGTATAAAGGGGTAGATAGGCTGTCATAGGGTGGCTGATAGAGGGTGGTTGAAAGACCCCTTACTGCTCCAGCCGCAAGCGCCGCAAGCTACAGGGGAAAGGATgggacatgagtgttatcagaacTACTGTTGTTGCAGCTATTTTATTCTGTGTACACACGCATCTTTCTCTTTCCcttcccctttttcttttctttattgctGCGTGTACTAGCTATATGGTAGGAGTAAAGTGAAGAAAATCCTTCAGTCTTCGGTAAATCTATATCTTGTGTATCTGTAATACTAATCTCGAGTTTTGCTAATAAAATTGCATGTTTGCAATCAAACATTGATTATTCCCATTAATCACGTATCTTGAATATCGATCTCTGGTCTTGCTAATATCATGcgtctcatttaaaataaatctgAAAAAAAGTGTAGATGTAATTTGCTTCCgaagttaaaaaaaatccacgactcaagtaataataataaaaatagaaaaataattctattgtgattaataaataacatgacttagctaagtcagttatgaatctgaaatgaataattattggtttactcaataattctcatcgcggttttactcacgcgaagctaactggcttagtaataaaataataaccctgcttcaattagaatataatccagtgtcataagttgaatttaaatcataaataattactggacttgatttactgaaagatgaaataataattatcgtattactggatttaaatataagaaaagagcgggctactacatactacccctcttaaaaaaaatttcgtcccgaaatttgcatatctctgctaaatgttttgggtacttctctcacatcttatcctcaagctctctttccacttctttctaactatcatatttccattggaccttatccaatgcaatcgacttattactcaattgccgaattttatgatctagcatcatctgaggtctctcttcataactcaagtctggttctaagatcatttcttcttagtaaaccacatggtttgggtcgaaaatatatatcctctcaattgtgacacgtgaaacacgttatgcacatttccaaagctaggtgacaaagccaacctatacgctattggacctatcttttgcaatatctcgtaaggacttataactctgggtctaagctgtcttttaactccaaatctattcatcccctttgagggtgaaaccttcaagaaaactttgtctcatatctcgaaactttgtctcacatcttataggcaaactcaattagtggcaacacattcttccgatttactcctctatcaaggatagtagttcttatcatatcttctatcgtctgctatgctaaaattcatccttgtacccaactctttctgtaactcatccaaaaaaaacgtgatgtaatatttttttttttgaggtgatctacaccggtactcaatgcaatcttataatgtcacgaacatacaattgtgctaacttatctggtccatacgcgattaggatcggtatgaaatgtgcagattttgttagtcgatctacaataacccaaattgttgtatttcctctttgactttttggtaaagctatcacaaaatccatcgctatgtgatcccatttccacttgggaatctccaacggttttaacttcccatagggtcgttggtgtaatgctttcacttgctgacaagctaagcatcgctctacaaacgaagctatgtctcatttcattccgtcccacaaaaatctatttttcacaacctgatacatctttgtgcctcttgggtgggcggtgtaaggcgtgtcatgagtctcactcatgatcgtattcttaagttcatcatcgcggggaatgcatattctcccctcaaataagatagcattgtctgatgctttttggtaactcttgagatctcatgctcttatcctttctcgtaacttgttcattgtctcatctttccttgtgcttcaatcaccattttcctcaaactaggcatcgtcgcaacaatactcgctatcgtccctggtggttttatcatttctatcctcatcttgtcaaagtcctttataagttcatcttctctcgtgagaagacatcctaactttgacgagacctttcggctcaatgcatcggctactacattggccttaccagggtgataattaatgtcgcatttaacatcctttactaattcgagccatctcctttgcctcatgttaaaatccttatgcttgaaaaagtatttcaaagttttgtggtccctgaaaatctcacatctaactccgtagagtgatgtctccaaattttcagggcatgcacaacggctgcaagctctaaatcatgcgttggataatttatctcgtggggtctaagttgtcgtgatgcatagactataactcttccttcttgcatcaaaacacatcctagcccattctttgacgcatatGTGTAGATGGTATATTCTTTATCCctttccgggactagcagcactggtgctgtagtcaattttcttaaaaactctctttacactcatctttccaattgtacttagcttcttttctaagtaattgtgtcatcggtcttgctatcgtggaaaatccttcaataaacctctgctagtatcctgctaagcctaaaaagctgcAAATCTCGTTAGGcatagttggtgatctccactcatgtacagcttgtaccttggcggggtcaactttaattccttcggatgatacaatatgtcctagaaaagttacttcgttcaaccaaaactcgtaCTTGGTGAattttggcaaaaagcttctcaactcttagtgtttccaacatcgttctcaaatgttttggcgctcctgctcattgttcgaatagatgagaatatcatctatgaaaactaggacaaatttttccagttattgatgaaaactcgattcatgtgatccatgaaaactactggtgccttcgtcaaactgaaaggcataactatgaactcatagtgctcatacctcatttgaaaagttgtcttaggtatatccttctgtcaaaatttcaactggtggtaatctgatctcaagtcaactttcaagaaaaagctcgctcctcgtaattgatcaaacaagtcatctatcatcggtaaaggatatttgttcttgagtgtcaatttattcagctctcgataatctatgcacattatcaacgtgtcatccttctttttgacaaaaaggactggtgctccccacggggatacactaggtctaataaaacctaactcgagcaattcttgtagctaaatcttcagctcttgtagctccttaggcgccattccatagggtgccttcgacactagtgctgatccaggttctaggtcgatagtgaactccaactgtcttgttggtggcaatcctggtaagacctcgggaaatacatctctatattcccttaccactactacatcctcaaagtttttacttgattctccttcatcattcaagtaaactaggtaagcttgtgctccttttttttttctttaccaatttcgacgcctgaagtgccgaaacgattggaactctcttctttctatcaatgccgtgaaaacatgtctgttccttcccaggtggttggaaagttatctatctcttcttacaatcaatcggggcaaagttctctgctaaccagtccatcctttgaataatgtctacgttccacataggcattaagtgcaaggttcttgttttcatctttagtgatcctaactcaaactctaatttagaaatcatgtgagaaactgtagtagctcttcctacaggagtgattactctcaactagggactagctcgttttggttcgagtttgaaggtaacatgcttcaaatacttaaagaatgcgaggctcttgtattaaacaggattctaactgatgcatccaataacttgcccatactaccttaaagtcttgtcttaaaccggcacataaaactcagacatctcttcatcagtatccatcttctgatgagcaaatcgtgatagctcacagaattctcggttatactctacaaccgatttctttccttgcatcaaacttcgatagtcagcctctcgctgcttactgtactccttggtacatatttctcaagagtagccttaaattgttctcaggtgtagtttaccagttgctcgggtgttaaagtcctctgacgtgcctctcactagtcttatacatcaaaagaatctactaggataactcaaaagttgtaagggttcaaccctagaatgtcatcaaaacaaattgttcaagagacttaaatgaatgaccagagggtagaatgaagtaactaccaggtcgaacaaaaatgacctagagtaagaacccatctggcttttcaaccgaaagttgaaacacatgggtttataaactcaaaacacgtctactgagatttggatcatgcggactggccaggtccaacataatcactccccagtcacacgggatatattatcccgaacttggaaattctgtgtcttctaaatcctcaacatactatatttaacaaaacttaagttcacaccagcaagctaaaagcttaaacttagggtcctatgttctagactcttgtttcgaaagttcaatatttttcgactctcctctcatgttgcggtggtggtggcggagtattatcccgcctatccttcacatcacactcttgatgacatctttgaggcatttttgaaatcacaaaaggaaaactcaactcgaccaacactctaagcatcctcgaaactcaagttcaatttactaactcaactttaaggaaaccttcacggtcaccttaacattcatctgtaaggcaataagcactcacgaaatgctaacaaaaagaccactctggtcaacctaatatatccatcagtagaatgcctctttttagaggacttacataaaggggttatataaaccctacaaaaaccatagtatctatcgtaatgtcccttctaaaccgacactattaatagtactatgtcttggtctggacctcctacggtaattgctaccagttaactcatctagttgctactttagcacactaggaacatccatctatttaacatcagtagggtactatattcgcatgcttatctatcagtatgtcaaaagctcaagtaccagtatctcctaagtaagttatatacatcgcaatgtaattgaaactaatcaaaaacgagggtgtaccgctcatactctcaagatcatccttagctctagtctacatcgacttctcttctcatcctcatcaactctagccctcctcggctacttctcatcctcattatcgtttatcatttatcatctttggtaactgatactcaaggatcgactcgatatctactacactcttctagagtccctggtagaaaataggcatccggtcagtagatccgcatagaaaatttGGGCATCTGTAataaatcccatctcctgtgggtccagcACTCAAGACTAcacgtcccatcatattgagaggctttcttccttgctcaatcctaccactcgattggtagcacggggactaggtgcacgatgccatccagtctagtaacaaccataaggctttcatcctttcatagtctatgaacatgtgtttgaaaatctgctagggtatctctgtaccacatactgtacgcctcgtcctcgtatccgatcttccctgagttcgatctcacaacagtccactttcgtgcagtgccaacagtcctggccaacctataaggagaacttaaaggtgactctaggaactaactctacttggctccagcaacagaaataaacaaaacataacttagcaaaactcctactaagtagtactgttatcttaaaactcaagctcaaaacatctaaattctcatctcgtctcatctttactcagtagggaatctctctaaacaatgatattagatcccttaatctaaatcatcgtgactcagtaagacaactcaacaattctctctcaaagccatctccaaagactatggctcatgatacctcctcaagtaccattaaggttgcgtgagcaaaactcgcgtcataaaacatctcaaacatatcgtacaatatctcattgcagcatgttaataactcatcattaatcatgctattatactcaagctcataactcaaactcataactcatacaaacaagtacttaaagcaattgctaattctctcaagctttagctctaagttctcatttcatccttctacttagtagaaaatctctcttaacaatgacattagatcccttcatctaaatcattgtgacttatcacaactgctcaaacaattctcatcacaaaacatctcaaatacatcacatcataactcataattatgcatcctcaatcatataacatcatatgatataaacgctctcatgattcatcatgtaacgtcaacatatgctcttacaacataataactcattattaatcatgttgtaatcctcaaactcaaactatgcatcttcaaagtataacatcataactcatcatataacctcaacatcatgctcttcgaaatttaacgtcaaataaactttgaaattttacatacctcgttgagcctggtgtgatggtgcgctgagctcacggttgttaataattattagtctagtgactcattctagactaaactcaagacttctaattcagagctttccttcgctctgataccactctctcacagcccgccctaactagggatagttaggccgagtgatccgcgactagggatggggttaaagaagaaggggaagaaaaggggcgtcatttatagccgtaaaacttactcatctaaataaaactcgtcatttttattcattaatactcaattgaaaacagtctatgaaagacagcataaaacttaattaatatcattaatcaagttatacatcatatgaaaccattctcttaagactcaaagtatgacataacatactataacatcaacaacattttgcagcggaaagtagctatacatatgtatgaagacatattctagacatgttaactatttattaacaaccctggagactccgctcattgcagcaccatcatcacatcagctcaacctgcacatttagaaaacatatgcagggctgagtacaaaagcactcagtgggcacgtatgcctaggtataaaaatacatgcttcaaaactgtaaattgtcatgccatcataaacagtacagcaagggagtttttcgctaaaaaggcccaagcttactaaattcatttgtgattcttaaagttcgtctgcagactaagttctcttgtaatctatcatatctggaactttgtgccggagaggtggccacctctcacgaacacttgaccggccaacccgctagatgactcacggtcactggtgtacactagtcctagcAGGATAgttatcaactgctcaggacccgaattcgattgcatcattagcaaagccaaagcagatagatatcatactaaaattgaaacatttatggcaagacaatacttgaaataactttaactcaaagattttatcatgaaataacttgttcaactgTAATATGAaactcattttatatatatgaaagtaatgcccacctgataagcAAACCTTTGCTATAGCTTAGTTACTCCTGAATAGCTTTTACTCTCGCGCCTGACCTTTAATGCGAGAATATAATATAAGACTTTAACTCGATGATAATTCTCAAATGAATGAGAATGTAAaaataactatgcatgacttCTTATTCTAGTGATTATTATcatgaaataataattcaagaaattttactATAAATCTTGACTATCAGATTAAAACTCGTCTTAGGAGATTGaattaataaacttaattaatccactcacTTCAGGGTTTGTTAACCCACTTATTAGCTAATAACTCATTCTAAATTATTCCATAAATAGAATTAACTAAGTCCAATTAATAGactaatctaaattaatattcaATCGGGCTAAATAAATAATGCGGTAATCTACTgtccaattaataaaagaaactGGGCCTGGAAACTATTTAAGAGGGACAACCCACTT is a window encoding:
- the LOC130998495 gene encoding probable carboxylesterase 15; protein product: MESPHPRVVEDCLGILQLFSDGSISRTHDIQFPTKVEDDGTAVWKDCLYHNQRNLHLRLYKPRSTPAAALPVLYFFHGGGFCVGSRTWPHHHTCCLRLASALQVMVVAPDYRLAPEHRLPAAVEDVLSSLKWLQQQALLADGGGDEWLREGIDFGRVFVVGDSSGGNLAHHLAVELRRGSPELAPVRVRGYVLLAPFFGGVVKTESEAQGPPEHFLNLEILDRFWRLSLPSGETSDCPFANPFGPSSPILNHINLDPIFVVVGGSEIMKDRIVDYFKRLKKIGKKVDYVEFQGEQHGFFVNKPTSQVAHKVIEEINNFMTKTFL